The DNA region CGGCGACTTGTCGGTTCAGAGGGGGAGAGATGGGTGCCGGCCGTCACATCGATGTATTGGCTACTTGTCTTGTGCTCCCATGGGATTGACTGTAGGTCGGGCTTTAGCCCGACAATGGCACGAGCCAGCAAAATGTCGGCCTAAAGGCCGACCCACAGGGGGGTAAACAGAGGTTCGGTGTTGCTTAACCCATGCCGGGTTCTGTGAAAAAGAGCACTTTCCTCATATAAGTCAAAGGGGTACGCTGGTTCTAACCAATCCACTACCCGGGAAAAAGTGCTCGGGTCGTTATACAAATGTTATTCCTTATGAAACCCTACGCCCAACCGATTTTCACACTTAATGCGCGCGGAAACGTCCTGCTGGAGGCTACGCGTGATTACTTCGGTCTGTCATCGGAAGTAATGCATCATGAAATTCAGCGGATGCACATTGAGGTTCAAGAAGTGCTCCAATCTAAGGGAGTACCCTATTCAGCGCTCAGGTCTGGGCTTGTTCCTAGCATTGACCGGCAAGAAGCTGGATTCATTTTTGACTCTGAGGCCATTTATTCAAGTTTGTACGGACTTGAAGTGGCCAAATTAATCCTTCCTCTTTTTAACAGGGACTCAACAAACAGTGTGCTATGCGGCGACCTTATCGGCGATGATCAGGGTTTTATTTATGAGCTATTAGAGGAGTCTCTCGTATTAGCACGTTCGTTCACCTTCGTTCATGGCACATCTCTATACTGCGTATACATCAACAATCTATCTAATGCAGCTCTGAACAAATTTCATGAAGCGTTGTCTGGCGAATCGTCGTACGTGGGATATATTCCGGGAACCTTTTCCTCTCGCACTAAAACGTACCTATCTAACATTCTGGTGAATGCCTACCTCAAGAATGGCACCACAGTAATTATGGGACACGAAGATGATCGCCCAAACGAGGAAAACGAGAACCTTATTGGTTATCCATTTGAGGATTACGGATACCAAGTTGTAAGTTTACAAAGCTTATATTCAGGTTTGTTCCTTGGTTACAAAATTGAACGGCCGGTTTTTCCCGGGTTCGAGATCGATACGGAGATGTCTTTGAATTCAGTCTCGGAAGTCATTCTTCCGTTACAAGGGTTCAGCATTGAGTTAGAAGAAGCAAAGCATGATTACCTAAAGACAGAAAAGCTCGGAAAACTCGAAAAAGCGGGTATTGCGGATTTAGGTCGTGTTGATTTAGCTGAGTTAGTTCGCCAAAAGATCGATGCAAGTTACATCTACAATATGGCTTATCTTCAACAGCATGGCGTGGTGAAGTTCAACCTTATGCTGGAGGTTCCCCGAAAGGGGGGTGGGTACCCAACCAAGCTTCTTGCGGCACTGGAATACCAGCCGGGAAAGAAGAATCTGCGTTTAATTACACTACACTGATGTCAAATTGGCATAACAATAAAATCAAGCCGTTCACCTTTGGCTCACTGGGACCTTGGCGACGCGCGTAGCCGAAGGCCGGACTGGTGGGGCCCAGCGGGGATTCTTAAGGGGGCGCTGGTCGCCCCCTTAAGGCACCCGTCGGAGTGCGTCCCGACAAGCCCCCTGCCGCATGGCGAGTTCTGTGAAAAAGAGCGCTTTTCTCATATAAGCCAAAGGGGTACGCTAGTTCGAACCAATCCACTACCCGGGAAAAAGTGCTCGGGTCGTTATAAAAATGTTAAGTTTCTCGAGTTTGGGAGGCTCAGGTGCAGAATACTCACTTTGCGAGAGTGAACTCTGGCCCTGAATCCCTCCCCGGAGCGTTGGCAAGCGCTCCGTTAGGTGGCCAATGACCTGTGTCTGGAGAATGCTGGATTTCGCAACCAGCTCTTCCGACCAGTAAATCAGTAACCACCAAAGCACGGCCACATGTTTCATGTAGTCGCGCAGGCCTGCGAGATTGCAAATTCTGGTGTATTGCTATGAAAATGCATATCGCAATCGAGGTTAAGGTAAATGTGGCAAGCGTAATTACAGCCCTTTCAGGGTTCTTTTTTACAATTGCTGTAATTTGCCAAAGCCTCAACTAAAGTCCTTGGGGTTGGCTCCGGTCAGCCCCAAGGCATCCAAAACATAACAAGATGCAGCAGTTCGCGGCCGGTGGCCGCCGGAGGCCCTTTCCGTGGTTCCTTTGTGGCCACTCCAAGGCCGCCGCTGTGCTTTGGTGTTAGGCAGTACTGGAAACGAGAGGCATCGAGTTGCGTTCACAAAATAAATCGACCCGTCGGAGAGTCTCGTGAGTCTTAAGATTCAGAAAATTCGTATCCAAAATTTTAGGTCGATACGAGAAATATCGATCTCTCCAGGCGACTTGGCCGTTCTGGTCGGCAAAAATGATTCGGGAAAATCAAACGTCCTAAGAGCTCTGAACTTGTTCTTTAACGGAACAACGTCCCATGACCATCTGATCGACTTTGAGTCGGATCACAATGTCTACAACAGACCGAATCGTCGTGCTAAAGAAATTTCAGTGAAAATTGAATTTTGCATCCCCGAAAACTATCGGAGGGTCAACGGGGATGAGGTTGTTTGGGAAAAGCGGTGGCGCTCAGAAGGACTCGTACATGATAAGTATGCCGGTAGACGCCGAGCACAAGGCCCAAGGGGTGGAGTCAATTGGCAAGAAGTGGAGATACCAGATCGCTCAAATTTACACGCGCTCTTAAGAAATATAAAGTTTGTGTACGTTCCTGCAATCAAGGACTTAGAGTATTTCTCAGAGCTTCGCGCTAGCATCTACGATGTGATTGCCGATGTGGCAGATCGAGAGTTTAGAAATTCCAGCGGGGATTTTGAACAATCCATTGCAAACCAGCTGAAAGACCTGACAGATCAAATAAGTGAGTCGTTAGGCTTTCAATCTAGGTTGGCTCTTCCAAAGAACCTTAGTCATATTTTTGAGAGCTTGGATTTCCTTAGCGATGAGCAAAACATTTCTCTTGATTTGCGAGGCGATGGTGTAAAAGCTCGTCATATTCCTTTGATCTTGAAGTTTATGGCCGATAAGAAGCGGGGGCTTCAGGGACGTGGAGCCCAGCCATATAACTTCATTTGGGGGTATGAAGAGCCGGAAAATAGCTTGGAAATTTCAAGTTCAGTCGAGCTCGCTGATCAATTTCTGGAGTTCTCTGGAAATGGTATAACTCAAGTTCTGTTAACAACTCATTCTCCCGTTTTTTACAACCTTCATAGAAAGGATGAATGCATTGTTAAAAACGTGTCCTGCCACCATGTTTACAGGTCTGATGAGGATGGAACAAAACAGGCAGAAGTGCTGACGGACCTTGATGAGCGAATGGGCATGACTGCACTTATCGCTCCCATGACGGCAGCTATTGAAGACAAAGTCCGTCGCCAGGAGGAAGCACGTGCAGCTGTGGAGGCAATGGCACGGGCGAATCGCAGAAAAATCTTTGTAGAAGGGCCGTCTGACAAGTCGATTCTTGAGAAGGCATTGCGGGTTTTTTCTCCTGAGCGAGCCGGTGAAATTGATGTAGAGACTCAGAACTCAGCAGGCTTCAATTACGTAATCGACATGCTACTGTCATGGAGGAGCCGTGCTAAACATCATGAAGGTCAGCCTCGTGCTGCAGGCCTGTTAGATCAGGATCAAGACGCAAGGAAAGCGGTAACTCGTTGGAATTCTACTCCAAACAATGTTGAATCAGCTAAATGCTTCAAATTACCCACACCTCCGCAGCTAATTCCAGCCCTTAAGGCGGGGTTTAGGGTCTCTGTAGTTCTCGAGTCAATTTATGATCTAGATGCTTGGAGGTGGGCAGAGGGCCGAGGCTATTTGGAAGATGCCAAGCTGCTCAACGTTGTCCCTGATGAACTGATGACTCGCATAGTTT from Aestuariirhabdus litorea includes:
- a CDS encoding ATP-dependent nuclease yields the protein MSLKIQKIRIQNFRSIREISISPGDLAVLVGKNDSGKSNVLRALNLFFNGTTSHDHLIDFESDHNVYNRPNRRAKEISVKIEFCIPENYRRVNGDEVVWEKRWRSEGLVHDKYAGRRRAQGPRGGVNWQEVEIPDRSNLHALLRNIKFVYVPAIKDLEYFSELRASIYDVIADVADREFRNSSGDFEQSIANQLKDLTDQISESLGFQSRLALPKNLSHIFESLDFLSDEQNISLDLRGDGVKARHIPLILKFMADKKRGLQGRGAQPYNFIWGYEEPENSLEISSSVELADQFLEFSGNGITQVLLTTHSPVFYNLHRKDECIVKNVSCHHVYRSDEDGTKQAEVLTDLDERMGMTALIAPMTAAIEDKVRRQEEARAAVEAMARANRRKIFVEGPSDKSILEKALRVFSPERAGEIDVETQNSAGFNYVIDMLLSWRSRAKHHEGQPRAAGLLDQDQDARKAVTRWNSTPNNVESAKCFKLPTPPQLIPALKAGFRVSVVLESIYDLDAWRWAEGRGYLEDAKLLNVVPDELMTRIVSGNTTLDENLPNDWAIFVKKQFNQAGKSPMSRYFSGRPDDEFRERFAFLEHLVQEIVNYLFPNEQAPE